AAAAGcaattttacaattataaatttAGGTGTATGCAAATACAGTTAATGTTTGTGCTAAACGCATTTGCATTGTATTCCCTGCATTACaactcattatatttattatcaggACGGActgtaattatcattattatgatgCGTGTCGCCTCACCAATCCAGCATTGACAGCGACCACGCTTCGGCTTTACTTCAGGCGGTCCGTCCATGTAACAATGTGGGAAAAGCTGGTCAGGGAATATGCTGTCCATAGTGCTGGTCCCGTCTTTCCCCGGCCCTGAGAATCAGACGAGGCCGGGCATGTTCTCGCGTGTCCAGGTGTCCACGCGCGCTCTCATGGGTGCCATGATTCATGATTCAGTCCGGTTAGCATCTCGTTCTAAGACCGCAATATGTCAAAAAAGTCGTTATAATAAAGACAAATACTGGAAATGTTAGCACGTATTTATGAAACCAAGTGGCGACCGCGTGGGCGCTAAGAAAAAACGCGTCCACGCCGCTCGCGTCACACGTATCAGCTGATTGATTGTGAGGGAAGCCAGACGCTATACGAGAAGATTCAAAACGCCCGCCACCGGaaatcttttcaaaataaaagcgctttaaaatttcaaaataaagctgtataaaaatataatatgtatattaacaGCCCAGTTGTAAATGGAacgattttagaaataaaaaaattaaataaataaataaataaaggaaatatgaataaagacacaaataaatgagtgaacaaataagcaaataaacaaataaagaaacaaatcaatgaaTAAAGAAACAAGTAAATAagtgacagaaataaataaaaaacaataaatacaaataataataaaaatgaatgaatgaatgaatgaatgatatgttaataaaggaaacaaacaaacaaataaattaaatataaataaatagtaaatgaataaatgatgaatgaatgacacTATATCCCTCCATGTCTTGTTATTTTCTAATAATGTTTCGAATACTAAGTGTGAATTTAAGAAGTTGTGGGCCTATGGGTTATGTGTATTTTGGTGATTAGGGGTTATGGACTAATAAATATGTGAGCAGTGCCTCCACCTGTACATCCTGATTTTTTACACTTGTTTATTGGTTCTCATCTTATTTACATATTctcaacaactacaaaaaaaaaaatgtttaaggcATTTGATACTTTTACTTTTCATAAGGTAACCAAATTCACCAAAATACAAAACTTCAGCctaaattcaaatgaatttgaACATTTCTTATGGCTTATTTCTTATAGCTCTCTATAGAAAGCTTGATTCTgaacaataaaaaacaagaacAGGCCAAATACAGACTTCTCCATATCTAACACTTTTGcatttggatatttttaaataagtttgccATTGCACTTAATAGATTCTaatagattcattcattcatttctgtgCATTAACAATGACAATAGAAAataaacactttctttttttctcatttttctcaccTGCCTTTCTCTTCCTCATTCCTGGAATGTTACACGTATGAAACCATAGAAGTTGTCAAGACAGTGTGAATGTATCTGCATTTCACCTCAAGCACAGACTGCTCACAGTGTTTTGTATTCCATGACAAGTCATAACAGGACAAGacataaccacaaaaataaaacaagggagaaaaaaatgcatcaaaaaagaatatttaaaaagggAGAAAGCCAAACAAGAGAGCGATCTAATCATAAGCAACACATAATTTATTTACGGCTATCAGTTATCTTATGGCTGTCACCTGGATTAAACTATAGATCAATGTGAAATCTAGTTGCATTTCACAACTAAATTAAGaataagttcacccaaaaagtaaaCAATGTTGAACATTTTATCACCCTCGGGCCATCCCTTATAAagatacatttctttctttatggGAAcaagatctggagaaatgtagcatcacatcacttgctcagcaatagatcatctgcagtgaatgggtgccgtcagaatgagagtccaaacagctgataaaaacaccacaataatccacaccactccagtccatcaactgatatcttgtgaagtgaaaagctgcatgtttgtcataaagaaattaatcattaaagaatttttttaaccaaataataataaagctttctGCTGAAAAAGCCCATCCCCtgttgtttagaactgtttttgcttgttaacactgcttgatctgtacatatttctctccgagactactttttcattggagagtgcaatattatggatagaggacttgatgttgattattgtgatgtttttatcagctgtttggactctcattctgacagcacccattcactgcagaggatccattggtgtgcaactgatgtaatgctaaacttctccaaatctgtactgatgaggaaacaaactcacctacatctccTGAGGATGAGTAAGGTTTCAacttattttcatttctgggtgagctATTCGTTTAAGCAGTGCGTGTCTCTGTATGTGCATGTCTGCATGAGAATCAGAGGGAAACAATCTGTTGCTACGCTGTTAGTCACAACCCACTGGCACTTTTGTCTTCAGGCCAGAGACAGTGTCTCCAAACTGCAACTGTTGAATCCATCTTGCATATTGTATAACGAATCAaatccaaagaaaaataaagagaaaaaccaACACACACCACTGGACCTTAGTCAGGTAGACTGCATATTTAATATGACCATCTGTCCTGATAAAGGTTCATTAAACCAAAACATAAGACAGGTGcgacttttgttttatttgttttaatgactATATTAATGGTGTGCTTTAAAATTACATGAGTTTAAATATAGGTATTATAATACAACATTTGGATTCTCTATACAaataacatatacagtacagacaaaCTTTACCTTGGTCAACAAGGCTTTATGTAACATTCAAAACACACAGACTCTGAACACAGTCCAGGCAGTATATTACATCCTTTTCTTTCAGGGCCATTCAAATGACTCTCCATTTGTATTCAGTATAAAAGGTGCGGCTCCTGTCCAACTGATTCTGGCTTGAACTGCAGCTATTAATTCTCCTCGTGGCACTTCacatattaaaaactttaaatctaCAACAAAGAGGCTCAGAAACAAGATCGAAACCAAAAAACATTCATTCTAGAAAactcctttttaaaataataataatacagtcaaCAGAAAATCACAATTGACTGAATCCAGTTTCAAAGATTAGAGAAGTTAAATGGGTTGCACACCAcacatttcatgttgatttatgCAGAGATGCTATGCGCACGTCCTTTGCGCGTAAGGAAGTAGCGTTTGGTTCCGACAGTCCTGGACATGAGCATGAACAGATATGGATCCAGAGCGCTATGCAGGCAACACAGACACACGGTCACGCTGAAGTAGATGTAAAAACTCTCCGTAGAGCCGACAGACAGCAGAACGTAATGCACGAAATGAAGGCAGCTGCTCGGGCTGAAGCACAAAACGAAGATAATGAAGTTAAACGTGCTAGCTCTGATATAAAGAGCCCAGTCTTGGTGTGAACGGTTCAGGTGCCAGATGATAGAGGTGTAACATGCCACTGTCACCACTAGGGGCAGGAAAAAACCTACACAGGTCAAGCCTAAGTTATAATAGACAAGCCATTGGTAGTAATAAAAATCAGCCGGAAGAACATCGTGGCATGTGATTATTCTGAGATCTGTGACGCGGTAGCTTTGTTGCACAAGGAATTCCGGCAGGAGGGCGATAATAAATACAACCCAGATGGTTAAACAACCCAATGTGCTCAATGAGCGCTTCGGCAAGCTCTTATAAAGGAATGGATGAACCACAGCTAGGTAGCGTTTGATGCTAATGCATGCTAGTGTGAAAGCAGAGCAGTAAAGGTTTCCGTAAAAACAGGCGGTCGTGATACGACAAGCGGTTTCGCCAAATATCCAATGGTTTCCGCTGAGATGATAGTGCACCTTTAGTAACAGGCTGAACAACAGCAGCAAGTCGGACGCTGCCAAGCTACAGTACAAAATAGCCGACGAAATGACCCTCACTTTGGTTCCAACGGAGACCAAGATGGCAATATTGGCGGGAATGCCGACAACGATGGCGATGATGTAGACGGCTGGGATGAACCTATTGCTCAGAGGACCTTGGAGGTAGTTGGCCGTGTTGTTGCTTCGTAACTTGACTTCAACATCAACGGCGGGTGGGTGGATGCGTGTTTGGGGGTCTGTGGTTTCGTTTGGAGGAGGAGGTACGTTGACTGGGATGGCGTCTCCTTGAAAGGTCCTCGGACTGGCGATGTCAGTGCTGTTGCGCTTGCTCTTCCTGGCCCTCTTTCCTGCAAGTGGACATAGAGGAGAGTTagaaatggttttatatatatatatatatatatatatatatatatatatatatatatttatatattatatatttatatatatatatatatatatatatatatatatatatatatatatatatatatatatatatatatatatatatatatatatatatatatatatatatatatatatatatacacacacaatacaatacagtgtttatttatatagcacatttaaaaaaaccaCAGTCgaccaaagtgctgcacagagtatgcaaaacaaaacaaataaacaagtttatcaacaataaaatgctaactataaaacacacactgtaaaatggacgaatataaataaaataaataatcatttcacaacaaaaatatcattttaccacaacttaaataaatgcatgttgctagctaaaaattctatatatatatatatatatatatatatatatatatagcatgttgCTAGCTAAAAATTATTGTATGCAAATATCCTTTTACCacaacttaaataaatgcatgttgctagctaaaaattctattttattgattattgaacatttatagttgcaaacataattttgataagttcttttagttttagttgtagtaataataaaattaataaaattgtcttGATG
This window of the Cyprinus carpio isolate SPL01 chromosome A21, ASM1834038v1, whole genome shotgun sequence genome carries:
- the LOC109045897 gene encoding proteinase-activated receptor 3-like — translated: MGKVFLVVLITLILLNATQANGKRARKSKRNSTDIASPRTFQGDAIPVNVPPPPNETTDPQTRIHPPAVDVEVKLRSNNTANYLQGPLSNRFIPAVYIIAIVVGIPANIAILVSVGTKVRVISSAILYCSLAASDLLLLFSLLLKVHYHLSGNHWIFGETACRITTACFYGNLYCSAFTLACISIKRYLAVVHPFLYKSLPKRSLSTLGCLTIWVVFIIALLPEFLVQQSYRVTDLRIITCHDVLPADFYYYQWLVYYNLGLTCVGFFLPLVVTVACYTSIIWHLNRSHQDWALYIRASTFNFIIFVLCFSPSSCLHFVHYVLLSVGSTESFYIYFSVTVCLCCLHSALDPYLFMLMSRTVGTKRYFLTRKGRAHSISA